The Brassica napus cultivar Da-Ae chromosome C7, Da-Ae, whole genome shotgun sequence genome has a segment encoding these proteins:
- the LOC111213598 gene encoding ruBisCO large subunit-binding protein subunit beta, chloroplastic-like, with translation MLIVLALYIVEGLQFDNGYLSSFFVTDNEKMAVEFDHCKLLLVDMKIANAEDIVGVIEVAIRGGYPLLVIAQEIDLEALAILVGYKRRGALKIAALKAPGFGELKSQYLDDIAILTGATVIREEVGLSLDKSGKEVLGHAAKVVLTKESSTIVGDGSTHDAVQKHVTQIKNLIEQAEQGYEKEKLNERISKLSAGVAVIQVGAQTEAKLKEKKLRVEDALNATKAAVEEGVVVGGGCILLHLASKVDVIKDSLDDEEKVGADIVKRGLTYPLKRISENAGEKVLANEDLMAAKVLRCCLENSVKVLRTFFMSHQGA, from the exons ATGTTAATCGTTCTTGCTCTCTACATTGTGGAAGGACTGCAGTTTGATAATGGTTATCTCTCCTCTTTCTTTGTGACAGACAATGAGAAGATGGCTGTTGAGTTCGACCATTGCAAA CTGCTTCTTGTTGACATGAAAATTGCCAACGCAGAAGACATTGTTGGTGTTATTGAGGTTGCCATTAGAGGAGGTTACCCACTTTTAGTAATCGCACAAGAAATTGACCTGGAGGCGTTAGCTATCCTTGTTGGTTACAAGCGTAGAGGCGCACTTAAGATTGCAGCTCTCAAAGCTCCAGGTTTTGGAGAGCTCAAGAGCCAGTACCTTGATGATATTGCCATCCTCACTGGAG CAACTGTGATTCGAGAGGAAGTTGGTCTTTCACTTGACAAATCTGGAAAAGAGGTTCTTGGACATGCTGCAAAGGTGGTCCTCACTAAGGAAAGTTCGACCATTGTTGGTGATGGGAGCACACATGACGCAGTGCAGAAGCATGTTACACAAATTAAGAACCTTATTGAG CAAGCAGAGCAAGGTTACGAGAAGGAAAAACTGAACGAGAGAATTTCAAAGCTCTCTGCTGGAGTTGCTGTGATTCAG GTGGGAGCACAAACGGAGGCAAAACTCAAAGAGAAGAAACTTAGAGTTGAAGATGCTCTTAACGCTACAAAG GCTGCTGTTGAGGAAGGTGTTGTGGTTGGTGGTGGTTGTATTCTTTTACATCTTGCTTCCAAGGTTGATGTCATTAAAGACTCCCTTGATGATGAAGAAAAG GTCGGAGCTGATATAGTGAAAAGAGGACTGACTTACCCTCTGAAACGGATCTCCGAGAATGCTGGAGAGAAG GTGCTTGCTAACGAGGATCTGATGGCTGCAAAg GTGCTGAGATGTTGCTTGGAGAACTCGGTTAAGGTGTTAAGGACATTCTTTATGTCACATCAAGGAGCCTGA
- the LOC111213787 gene encoding endo-1,4-beta-xylanase 5-like, whose translation MSGDADSSKSTSGYLVTFAGGAVAWQSRLQKCVALSTTEAEFIAAVEACKELLWMKNFCEEIGFKQEKYVLLCDSQSAICLGKNSTFHSKSKHIQRRYHWIRDVVASKEVELEKVHTDDNGADMMTKSLPRGKLECLENPYKPQYNGGIIVNPDLQNGSQGWSQFANAKVDFREFGGNKFVVARGRNQSYDSVSQKIYLEKGLLYTFSAWLQVSKGKAPVIAVFKKNGEYKHAGSVIAESKCWSMLKGGLTIDESGPAELYFESEDTTVEIWVDSVSLQPFTQEEWNAHHEQTIHKTRKGAMRIRAVNSAGEPVPNATISILQNRLGFSFGCEVENNILGSQAYQNWFTKRFTVTTFANEMKWYSTEAVRGKEDYTTADAMLRFFKQHGVAVRGHNIVWNDPKYQLSWVTSLSGNDLYNAVKRRVSSVVSRYKGQLVSWDVVNENLHFSFFESKMGAQASYNIYALAHSIDPRTTMFMNEYNTLEQPGDSASSPAKYLGKLRELQSIRVAGKIQLGIGLESHFNTPNIPYMRSALDTLAATGLPIWLTEVDVQAPPNVQANYFEQVLREGHAHPQVKGMVTWSGYSPSGCYKMCLTDGNFRNLPAGDVVDKLLREWGGLRVQTTGLTDSDGFFEASLFHGDYDINIAHPLINSTASHSFTLTSDDSPPSPFVVHV comes from the exons ATGTCTGGAGATGCTGATTCTAGCAAGTCTACTTCGGGTTACTTGGTAACATTTGCGGGTGGAGCTGTGGCATGGCAGTCAAGGCTACAAAAGTGTGTTGCACTATCTACCACTGAGGCAGAGTTCATTGCTGCAGTTGAAGCTTGTAAAGAGCTgttgtggatgaagaacttctgtgaAGAGATCGGTTTCAAGCAAGAAAAGTATGTGTTGCTTTGTGATAGTCAAAGCGCTATTTGTCTCGGGAAGAATTCTACATTTCATTCGAAGTCAAAACACATTCAGAGGAGGTATCATTGGATACGTGATGTGGTTGCTTCCAAGGAAGTGGAACTTGAGAAAGTTCATACGGATGATAATGGAGCTGATATGATGACGAAGTCATTACCGAGGGGGAAGCTTGAA TGTCTAGAGAACCCTTATAAACCACAATACAATGGAGGGATCATCGTGAACCCTGACCTACAAAATGGTTCACAAGGCTGGTCACAATTCGCAAACGCCAAAGTCGATTTCAGAGAATTCGGAGGCAATAAGTTCGTTGTTGCACGAGGGAGGAATCAGTCTTATGACAGCGTCTCACAAAAGATTTATTTGGAAAAAGGACTTCTCTACACTTTCTCGG CTTGGTTACAAGTAAGCAAAGGAAAGGCTCCTGTGATAGCCGTTTTCAAGAAGAATGGTGAATATAAGCATGCCGGTTCGGTTATTGCTGAATCTAAGTGCTGGTCCATGCTCAAAGGTGGTCTCACTATCGATGAATCTGGTCCTGCCGAACTTTACTTTGAG AGCGAGGACACAACCGTTGAGATATGGGTTGATAGCGTCTCGTTGCAACCATTCACACAAGAAGAGTGGAACGCTCACCACGAGCAGACCATTCACAAAACGAGGAAGGGAGCCATGAGGATCAGAGCCGTAAACAGCGCTGGTGAGCCAGTACCAAACGCAACAATCTCCATCCTACAGAATAGACTCGGGTTCTCATTCGGGTGCGAGGTAGAAAATAACATACTTGGGAGCCAAGCGTACCAAAACTGGTTCACTAAGAGATTCACCGTGACAACTTTCGCGAACGAGATGAAATGGTACAGCACAGAAGCAGTAAGAGGCAAAGAGGATTACACGACAGCAGACGCGATGTTAAGATTCTTCAAACAGCATGGTGTCGCTGTACGTGGACACAATATCGTATGGAACGACCCTAAGTACCAACTTAGTTGGGTGACTTCTTTATCCGGTAACGATCTCTACAACGCCGTGAAAAGAAGGGTTTCCTCGGTGGTCTCAAGGTACAAAGGCCAGCTTGTGAGTTGGGACGTTGTGAATGAGAATCTACATTTCTCGTTTTTTGAGAGCAAGATGGGTGCTCAAGCCTCTTATAACATCTATGCGTTGGCACATTCCATAGACCCACGTACAACAATGTTTATGAATGAGTACAACACGTTGGAGCAACCGGGAGATTCGGCTTCTAGTCCAGCAAAGTATTTGGGGAAGCTTAGAGAGCTTCAATCTATTCGTGTAGCCGGAAAAATTCAGTTAGGGATCGGTCTTGAgtctcatttcaacactcctaACATTCCGTATATGAGATCAGCTCTTGACACTCTTGCTGCCACTGGTTTGCCTATTTGGCTCACTGAGGTCGACGTCCAAGCTCCTCCAAATGTCCAG GCCAACTATTTTGAGCAGGTCCTAAGGGAAGGCCACGCGCATCCGCAAGTGAAAGGAATGGTGACTTGGAGTGGTTATTCCCCATCAGGTTGCTACAAAATGTGCCTCACCGATGGCAACTTCAGGAACCTACCCGCCGGGGACGTTGTGGATAAACTTCTGCGTGAGTGGGGAGGGCTTCGTGTGCAAACCACAGGTTTGACTGATTCTGATGGATTCTTTGAAGCTTCACTCTTTCATGGTGACTATGATATCAATATTGCTCATCCTCTCATTAATTCAACTGCTTCTCACAGCTTTACGTTAACTTCTGATGACTCTCCACCATCTCCATTTGTCGTTCATGTTTGA
- the LOC111207535 gene encoding transcription factor RSL2-like — protein MEAMGEWSSSLGGMYTYATEEADFMNQLLASYDHPGTGSASGTTGGDHHGLYWSLGSHHNHLTLMPEASSFCFSGESSSYSVGNSGYYAVVPPAVEENNNVPMDFGLEDATINTNSYLVGEETSECDVEKYSSGKTLFPLETVVENHNEEESILQSEISVTTTDQHQKSLTGSKKRSRATSADKNKRTKVSKRGQKNIEMRDDTNNGEEDEGEKVKKRKSGTMMSRQNSSTTFCSEEESQCPSQDDGEEDEEDASKALNLNGKTRASRGAATDPQSLYARKRRERINERLRILQNLVPNGTKVDISTMLEEAVHYVKFLQLQIKLLSSDDLWMYAPIAFNGMDIGLNSPR, from the exons atggaaGCCATGGGAGAATGGAGCAGCAGCCTCGGAGGAATGTACACATATGCAACCGAAGAAGCCGATTTCATGAACCAACTCCTCGCCTCCTACGATCATCCTGGCACCGGGTCAGCCTCTGGGACAACCGGTGGAGACCACCACGGCTTGTATTGGAGCCTTGGCTCTCATCACAACCACCTTACTCTCATGCCTGAAGCCAGTAGCTTCTGTTTCTCTGGGGAGAGCAGCAGCTACAGCGTTGGGAACAGTGGATACTATGCGGTGGTACCACCCGCGGTTGAAGAGAACAACAATGTGCCAATGGACTTTGGGCTGGAAGATGCGACCATCAACACCAACTCTTACCTTGTTGGTGAGGAGACAAGTGAATGTGACGTGGAGAAATACTCATCTGGAAAGACTCTTTTTCCCTTGGAAACCGTTGTTGAGAACCACAATGAGGAGGAGAGCATCTTGCAATCCGAGATCTCTGTGACTACTACGGATCAACATCAGAAATCTCTCACCGGTTCCAAGAAGAGATCACGTGCGACATCGGCTGAT AAAAACAAGAGAACAAAAGTGAGTAAGAGAGGCCAAAAGAATATAGAGATGCGCGACGATACCAACAATGGCGAAGAAGATGAAGGAGAGAAggtgaagaaaagaaagagtgGGACTATGATGAGTAGACAGAACTCGAGCACCACTTTCTGTTCCGAGGAAGAATCACAATGCCCTTCTCAggatgatggagaagaagatgaagaagatgccTCCAAGGCCCTCAACCTTAACGGAAAGACCAGGGCCAGTCGCGGTGCTGCCACCGACCCTCAAAGCCTTTACGCAAGG aaaagaagagaaaggataAACGAGAGACTGAGGATTTTGCAAAATCTGGTCCCCAATGGaacaaag GTTGATATCAGTACAATGCTTGAGGAAGCCGTTCATTACGTCAAATTTTTGCAACTCCAAATTAAG TTATTAAGCTCTGATGATCTATGGATGTATGCGCCGATTGCTTTTAACGGAATGGACATTGGCCTCAACTCGCCGAGATGA
- the LOC106441152 gene encoding 40S ribosomal protein S29-like, whose translation MGFAAIWNSHPKKYGPGSRTCRVCGNSHGLIRKYGLNCCRQCFRSNAKEIGFIKYR comes from the exons ATGGGTTTCGCTGCGATTTGGAACTCTCATCCCAAGAAGTACGGGCCTGGTTCCCGCACCTG CCGTGTGTGTGGAAACTCGCATGGGCTAATCAGAAAGTATGGTCTTAACTGCTGTAGACAGTGCTTCCGCAGCAACGCCAAGGAAATCGGATTCATCAAG TACCGTTAA
- the LOC111207813 gene encoding uncharacterized protein LOC111207813 — MGSDQNPSRSDTSEIKSRIYRLIGTQRANTYFHQLGRFFASRITKPEFDKLCLKTIGRQHISLHNRLIRSLIKNATVAKSPPPSRYVKKGGSFVRLSNGKQSIRRKFRDRPSPLGPLGKPQSVTTTTTSATELMSLGSRPPLEVEEGEEVEQVAGSQSVTAPLGVGMSLRRKAVSCSGFNTCQSSGELPDTRTLRSRLEMEGVKVSMDSVSLLNSGLDVFMRRLIEPCLSLASARCGGSGQQRRRLSSCVWMSDFRAGMELKPQVLGEEWPILLEKICSRVLDSKCLAEGT; from the coding sequence ATGGGATCCGATCAAAACCCTTCCCGGTCCGATACATCGGAGATCAAATCCCGCATCTACCGCCTAATCGGAACTCAAAGAGCCAACACTTACTTCCACCAGCTCGGGCGTTTCTTCGCCTCGAGGATCACCAAGCCCGAGTTCGACAAGCTCTGTCTCAAAACCATCGGCAGGCAACACATCTCGCTCCACAACCGTCTCATACGCTCCCTAATCAAGAACGCTACCGTCGCCAAGTCGCCTCCTCCTTCGAGGTACGTGAAGAAAGGCGGGAGCTTTGTTAGATTGAGCAATGGGAAACAGAGCATCCGTAGGAAGTTTAGAGACCGGCCTAGCCCGCTTGGTCCGCTTGGGAAGCCTCAGAGTGTTACTACTACCACCACGAGTGCTACTGAGTTGATGTCTCTAGGGAGCAGACCTCCTTTGGAAGTTGAGGAAGGGGAAGAGGTCGAGCAGGTAGCTGGGAGTCAGAGTGTGACTGCTCCTCTTGGTGTGGGTATGAGTCTCAGGAGGAAGGCTGTGTCGTGTAGTGGTTTTAACACTTGTCAGAGCAGCGGTGAGTTGCCGGATACGAGGACGCTGAGGAGCAGGTTGGAGATGGAAGGGGTTAAGGTGTCTATGGACTCTGTTAGTCTTCTTAATAGTGGGCTTGATGTGTTTATGAGGAGGTTGATTGAGCCTTGTTTGAGTTTGGCTAGTGCTCGATGCGGTGGGAGTGGACAGCAAAGGAGGAGGCTTTCTTCGTGTGTGTGGATGTCTGATTTTCGTGCTGGTATGGAGTTGAAGCCACAGGTTCTTGGAGAGGAATGGCCTATACTGCTGGAGAAGATATGTTCGCGTGTTTTAGATAGTAAATGTTTAGCAGAAGGGACATAG